Below is a window of Syntrophomonas wolfei subsp. wolfei str. Goettingen G311 DNA.
TTTGGTAGCAAATCTAAATATCTCATTGCCGTCCATTCTTATAAAGTGCAGCCGTTGTTCCACAGTCTCTTTACTGGGGGGTAAAGCCGAACCGCCGGCAGGCATGTAAAGGTGTTTTCCTCCTGAACCATCGGCCGCCAGATAACTGCTCAAAATCCCGGGTCCTAAATTACCTTTTCCTACTACAGCCGCACCAGCTCCATCACCAAATAAAACGCAGGTATTGCGGTCAGTATAATCAGTAAAACGGGAACAGAGGTCTGCACCTATTACCAGTATTTTCTTGTATTCCGGGGAGAGGAGAAATTTTTCCGCTATGCCCAGAGCATAGATAAAGCCGGTACAACCAGCTTCCACATCAAAGGCGGCAGCATTACGGGCGCCCAGATGATCCTGCACTATGCAGGCGGTGGAAGGAAAAAGCATGTCCGGGCTGGATGTGCCCACAATTATTAAATCCAGCTCTTTTGCTTCAGTAGCGGAGCGTTCCAAAGCCATTTTAGCCGCTTGCCAGCACAAGTCCGAAGTAGCCGTATCCTTATCGGCAATCCGGCGCTCCAGTATACCGGTTCTCTCTACAATCCATTCGTTACTGGTATCCACCATTTGCTCAAGTTCCTGGTTGTTGAGTATTCTTTCAGGAAGGGAATGGCCCATCCCCAGTATCTGAACCTTCAATTAATGCACCACCTTGTATAAGTCATTCCAGATTGATCCTTGAAAAAGTTAAACTTCAACGGATAATTGTATTCATATCCACCAATTTCGCTCGTCATATTTTTGTAATCCTATAAAAACGAAAGGTATTTTGCTAGAAATTCAAATTCCATTAGAACCCCCATGGTCGACGGCCACAACCACGACAAAAAGTGAAGTTAGTAGGCGCTTGA
It encodes the following:
- a CDS encoding beta-ketoacyl-ACP synthase III, producing the protein MKVQILGMGHSLPERILNNQELEQMVDTSNEWIVERTGILERRIADKDTATSDLCWQAAKMALERSATEAKELDLIIVGTSSPDMLFPSTACIVQDHLGARNAAAFDVEAGCTGFIYALGIAEKFLLSPEYKKILVIGADLCSRFTDYTDRNTCVLFGDGAGAAVVGKGNLGPGILSSYLAADGSGGKHLYMPAGGSALPPSKETVEQRLHFIRMDGNEIFRFATKIVVAVSEKLLSQAGLSYQDVDLFIPHQANLRIIKTAMKRMRIPAEKTLINLDHFGNMSAACIPVGLSMAEEAGKLKKGDLVLMVAFGAGLSYGGILLRWGRDQDVF